A genomic stretch from Desulfurococcaceae archaeon MEX13E-LK6-19 includes:
- a CDS encoding SagB/ThcOx family dehydrogenase: MSIAFTLFIVLYSLQLALWHPSQQVGEVVVVDNEILLPLPRKTTSMVVEEAILHRRSIRDYTGEPITIEQLSMILWAAQGITNTQWRFRAAPSAGATYPLEIYVVVGENSVLVGNNTFLEAGVYKYDVYRHSLVLVKKGDYRAELARAALDQRWVREAAVNIVICAVYERTTSRYGERGIRYVHMEVGHVGQNIYLMATALGLGTVAVGAFFDDHVADIINAEPDEHPLYIMPIGVPARPYVISFEEINSFYESMRR, from the coding sequence ATGTCTATAGCATTCACATTATTTATTGTACTATATTCACTCCAACTAGCTTTGTGGCATCCTTCACAACAAGTTGGTGAGGTGGTTGTAGTGGATAACGAGATCCTCCTTCCCCTGCCTAGGAAGACTACAAGTATGGTTGTTGAGGAAGCTATTCTCCACAGAAGAAGTATACGTGACTACACTGGTGAACCGATTACAATAGAGCAGCTCTCAATGATCCTGTGGGCCGCCCAGGGTATAACTAATACTCAGTGGAGATTCCGTGCTGCACCCAGTGCTGGTGCCACGTATCCTCTTGAAATCTATGTTGTGGTTGGAGAGAATAGTGTTCTCGTCGGGAACAACACGTTCCTTGAGGCAGGCGTCTATAAGTATGATGTCTATAGACATAGTCTCGTGCTCGTCAAGAAGGGTGACTATAGGGCAGAGCTTGCGAGGGCAGCTCTTGACCAGCGTTGGGTGCGTGAAGCGGCTGTCAACATAGTTATCTGTGCTGTCTACGAGAGGACGACGAGCCGTTATGGCGAGAGAGGTATAAGGTATGTCCACATGGAGGTTGGCCATGTGGGGCAGAACATATACTTGATGGCGACAGCACTGGGGCTGGGAACAGTTGCCGTAGGTGCTTTCTTCGATGACCATGTAGCAGACATAATCAATGCCGAGCCGGACGAACACCCACTATACATAATGCCCATCGGCGTGCCCGCGAGACCATATGTGATAAGCTTCGAGGAGATAAATAGTTTCTACGAGTCTATGAGGAGATAA
- a CDS encoding aspartate aminotransferase family protein has product MTSKNVSKSLETAVEYEKYVTVSYAFKYFPIAVARAKGARIWDKDGNEYIDFLSSAATYNIGHTNDVVIEAVRKQLEKFIHYCLYLYHDPAVELAKLLVEITPGGFTKKVSFGLSGGDACDTALKASLLYTKRKYIGSYTYSYHGTTYLALSVSASFSPELRMKLNAYPYVYFFEYPDTYRCPLRDASPEECGEYYLSEIDDVFRKKINGESFAALMFEPVQGDGGVLVPPKNYVEGIRKITREYGIVFIDDEIQTGMGRTGKLFAIEHFGVEPDLIVLGKALGGGMPVSAVVGKAEILDSGTPQSFFATSGAHAVSVAAAIATIKYVQENNLAKRAMELGDYAMKRLNELKEKYEVIGDVRGLGLMLGVDIVKNKDTKEPDRKTAIKIIWRAWEKGLLMMTYGKYGNVLRIAPPLVITREELDKAIDIIDESIRDVLAGKVGDEVLNVLRAWE; this is encoded by the coding sequence ATTACAAGCAAGAATGTTTCTAAAAGTCTTGAAACCGCTGTAGAGTACGAGAAGTATGTTACTGTGAGTTATGCTTTCAAGTACTTCCCTATAGCTGTTGCTCGCGCCAAGGGCGCGAGGATCTGGGATAAAGATGGTAATGAGTATATTGATTTCTTGTCTAGTGCTGCTACATACAATATTGGGCACACGAATGATGTTGTCATCGAGGCTGTCAGGAAGCAGCTCGAAAAATTCATTCATTATTGCCTCTACTTGTATCATGACCCTGCTGTTGAGCTAGCCAAACTCCTCGTGGAGATCACGCCGGGTGGTTTCACTAAGAAAGTGTCTTTCGGTCTCTCCGGTGGCGATGCATGTGATACTGCTTTGAAGGCATCACTACTCTACACGAAGAGGAAGTACATAGGCTCATACACTTACTCATACCATGGTACAACCTATCTGGCGTTATCCGTCTCGGCATCGTTCAGTCCAGAGCTCAGGATGAAGCTGAATGCCTATCCCTACGTGTACTTCTTCGAGTACCCCGATACATACCGTTGCCCGTTGAGAGACGCTTCCCCCGAGGAGTGTGGTGAATACTATCTCAGCGAGATCGATGATGTTTTCCGCAAGAAAATCAACGGCGAGTCCTTTGCCGCACTAATGTTTGAACCCGTTCAGGGTGATGGAGGGGTTCTCGTCCCGCCGAAGAATTATGTTGAGGGTATTAGGAAGATCACTCGTGAGTACGGTATAGTGTTTATTGACGATGAGATACAGACCGGTATGGGTAGGACGGGCAAGTTATTTGCTATAGAACACTTCGGCGTCGAACCAGACCTTATAGTGCTCGGTAAGGCTCTCGGCGGCGGAATGCCCGTGTCAGCAGTCGTGGGAAAAGCAGAGATCCTGGACTCCGGTACACCACAATCATTCTTCGCTACAAGCGGTGCTCACGCCGTATCTGTTGCAGCAGCTATCGCCACCATCAAGTATGTGCAGGAGAATAACCTGGCTAAACGTGCTATGGAGCTTGGTGACTACGCTATGAAGAGGCTTAACGAGCTCAAGGAGAAGTACGAGGTTATAGGCGATGTACGGGGCTTGGGTCTCATGCTCGGCGTGGATATAGTGAAGAACAAGGATACCAAGGAGCCTGATAGGAAGACCGCTATAAAGATCATATGGAGAGCTTGGGAGAAAGGATTACTGATGATGACTTATGGCAAGTACGGCAACGTGCTAAGGATCGCTCCACCACTGGTTATAACAAGGGAAGAACTCGACAAAGCCATCGACATAATAGATGAGTCTATACGCGATGTCCTAGCAGGCAAGGTGGGCGATGAAGTACTTAACGTGCTGAGGGCTTGGGAGTGA
- a CDS encoding tRNA uridine(34) 5-carboxymethylaminomethyl modification radical SAM/GNAT enzyme Elp3: MQSIVEAKQLLASRKRPSRTLSGVTIVAIMSKPYPCPHGKCIYCPGGPEFGTPQSYIGEEPALMRAQRVGFDPYEQVRVRLKQYEYLGHKPSKVELIIMGGTFTAMPRDYQEWFIAMALEAMNRYPEPKPQEPVSLQEAQLRNETARIRCIGLTIETRPDWAREEHADWMLYLGATKVEIGVQTIYDDILMKVRRGHTVKDTIEATRILKDSGFKVVYHIMPGLPGSDPDKDLEMIKTIFEDPDYRPDMLKIYPTVVVKGTVLYEWWREGKYKPLSDEEAIELISEMYRYIPKYVRVMRIQRDIPATIIEAGPKKGNLRELVEKRCLEKGVTINEIRFREVGRQLWKFNKLPDPKYTRITRTTYEASKGIEEFLAVEDTVNNIIIGFLRLRIPSEKAHRPEIDGRTAIIRELHIYGPQVPVGEKPLFEWQHQGWGSKLLREAERIAREEYGMKKILVLSGIGVREYYRKHGYYRPSNSPYMHKDLVG; this comes from the coding sequence ATGCAGAGTATTGTTGAAGCTAAGCAACTACTAGCATCTAGGAAGAGACCCTCTAGAACACTCTCTGGCGTAACCATAGTTGCTATTATGTCGAAACCCTATCCATGCCCTCATGGCAAGTGTATTTATTGTCCTGGTGGACCAGAGTTTGGTACTCCACAGAGCTATATTGGTGAAGAACCAGCGCTCATGAGGGCACAGAGAGTAGGATTCGATCCCTACGAGCAGGTTAGAGTTAGGCTCAAGCAATACGAGTACTTGGGCCACAAGCCATCTAAAGTAGAACTGATAATCATGGGCGGCACGTTTACTGCTATGCCTCGTGACTACCAGGAATGGTTTATTGCTATGGCTCTTGAGGCTATGAACAGGTACCCCGAGCCTAAGCCACAGGAGCCTGTTTCTCTTCAGGAAGCCCAGTTGAGGAACGAGACAGCGAGAATCAGGTGTATAGGCCTTACTATAGAGACTCGTCCAGACTGGGCTAGAGAAGAACATGCTGACTGGATGCTCTACCTTGGTGCAACCAAGGTAGAGATAGGTGTCCAGACAATATACGATGACATATTAATGAAGGTTAGGAGAGGACATACAGTCAAGGACACTATTGAGGCCACCAGGATACTGAAGGATTCTGGCTTTAAAGTAGTATACCATATCATGCCTGGTCTCCCCGGAAGCGATCCGGACAAGGATCTTGAAATGATCAAGACGATTTTCGAAGACCCCGACTACAGGCCTGACATGCTGAAGATATACCCGACAGTAGTAGTCAAGGGGACAGTTCTCTATGAGTGGTGGCGTGAAGGCAAGTACAAGCCTTTGAGCGACGAGGAAGCAATTGAGCTGATCTCGGAGATGTACAGGTACATACCCAAATACGTTAGGGTAATGAGGATCCAGAGGGATATACCAGCCACAATCATAGAAGCAGGCCCCAAGAAGGGTAACTTAAGGGAGCTCGTTGAGAAACGGTGTCTAGAGAAAGGGGTCACTATAAACGAGATCAGGTTCCGCGAAGTAGGGCGGCAGCTATGGAAATTCAATAAGCTACCAGACCCCAAGTACACGAGGATAACAAGGACAACATACGAGGCAAGCAAGGGTATAGAAGAGTTCCTAGCCGTGGAGGACACTGTGAACAATATTATCATAGGGTTCCTGAGGCTAAGGATACCCAGCGAGAAAGCACATAGGCCCGAGATAGACGGGAGGACGGCTATCATAAGAGAACTCCATATCTACGGACCTCAGGTACCTGTTGGAGAGAAACCATTGTTTGAATGGCAGCATCAAGGATGGGGCTCTAAGCTCTTGAGGGAAGCAGAAAGGATTGCGAGAGAAGAGTATGGTATGAAGAAAATACTGGTGTTATCAGGTATAGGGGTACGTGAGTACTATAGGAAACATGGCTACTATAGACCCAGCAATAGCCCTTACATGCATAAAGATCTTGTTGGCTAG
- a CDS encoding DUF998 domain-containing protein, translating to MNVFGLGKDDGFWEKAFAATGLLGPLSAFMSISIAIAYSPWFSWSRNALSDLGHSTRSGVAPIFNFGLTLAGVLIIIYCVTHLYRKTVSSWFIMTMSGFFLILIAVFDEVYGKLHFIVSLLFFLTGTLGSLVFYLEKKNPLAITGFFISACVWIFYYYIPKIVDVGISVGISVPEFISSIAISAWLMWESLEDLVKHH from the coding sequence ATGAATGTTTTTGGTTTAGGTAAAGACGATGGGTTCTGGGAGAAAGCATTTGCTGCGACTGGTTTACTTGGCCCACTATCTGCTTTCATGAGTATCTCTATAGCAATAGCCTATAGTCCCTGGTTTAGCTGGTCCCGTAACGCCTTGAGTGATCTTGGTCATTCTACTCGTAGTGGTGTTGCCCCCATATTCAACTTCGGGTTAACGCTCGCTGGGGTACTGATAATAATTTATTGTGTAACGCATCTCTACAGGAAAACCGTTAGCTCATGGTTTATAATGACTATGTCCGGGTTCTTCTTGATACTCATAGCTGTATTTGATGAAGTCTACGGGAAACTACACTTCATAGTCTCTCTTCTATTCTTCCTAACTGGTACACTTGGAAGCCTAGTGTTTTACCTAGAGAAAAAGAATCCTCTCGCCATAACTGGCTTCTTTATAAGTGCTTGTGTATGGATTTTCTACTACTACATACCCAAAATAGTTGATGTAGGCATAAGTGTTGGCATATCCGTACCAGAATTCATATCAAGTATAGCTATATCAGCTTGGCTTATGTGGGAATCTCTAGAAGACCTTGTTAAACACCACTGA
- a CDS encoding DUF72 domain-containing protein, with product MVEIYVGTSGWSYDWNPDGFRWYASSSNLNAIELNASFYRIPYRSMVIGWLRYSREKNIRWAVKVHRRVTHVYRLRLPQALEWFNKLREVIKPLEEFNLLDFYLFQLPPTFNALPNNWERIVNFFSKLDLGWMAALEWRHHTWFSGEWVDKAREHEITVVSVDAPEYRFYAKSGPYVYLRMHGRTLWYAHRYSTGELVDVAKKILGLNAQKIYVFFNNDHDMLDNARELKSILEELISGKKKRAP from the coding sequence GTGGTAGAGATCTACGTGGGAACCAGTGGCTGGAGCTATGACTGGAACCCCGATGGATTCCGTTGGTATGCTTCATCATCTAATCTCAATGCTATTGAACTCAACGCCAGCTTCTATAGGATCCCATATAGAAGCATGGTTATAGGATGGCTTAGATACAGTAGGGAAAAGAACATAAGATGGGCGGTTAAAGTCCATAGGAGGGTAACCCATGTCTATAGACTAAGGCTTCCCCAAGCACTAGAGTGGTTTAACAAACTACGCGAAGTCATTAAACCTTTGGAAGAATTTAATCTACTTGACTTCTATTTATTCCAGCTCCCACCCACATTCAATGCTCTCCCGAATAACTGGGAGAGAATAGTCAATTTCTTCTCGAAACTAGACCTCGGGTGGATGGCGGCACTGGAGTGGAGACACCATACATGGTTTTCTGGAGAATGGGTTGACAAAGCCCGTGAACACGAGATAACAGTAGTATCGGTCGACGCCCCAGAATACAGGTTCTACGCTAAATCAGGACCTTATGTCTACCTCCGTATGCATGGGCGAACACTATGGTATGCACACAGGTACTCGACAGGAGAACTAGTTGATGTAGCGAAGAAGATACTTGGGCTTAACGCACAGAAGATCTACGTGTTCTTCAACAATGACCATGATATGCTGGATAACGCACGTGAATTAAAGAGTATTCTTGAAGAACTTATTTCAGGAAAGAAGAAACGAGCTCCGTAG
- a CDS encoding 5,10-methylenetetrahydrofolate reductase: MKILVELAPRKEIGELETILTSVKEYVDCFDIPESPLGIPAPNSIATGIYVKNVTGKCVISHIRLYDVNRTALLSLAYAAQLYGIDGIVLTHGDIPRSGVIVRDITTIDAIKLLEKEVPKLKIGAIISLRYPFEDIVKRIDSGADFYLVLRLSKESIEKYMKVLDAAEKQGVELYPYIIVSTEKNKKILEKIKQPSIPLNELQGFLSEYRDLLHGVVFSSPLDLDGLIKSLEIAYETKLVSRKALQQQQCFQASL, from the coding sequence TTGAAAATACTAGTGGAGCTAGCGCCAAGAAAGGAAATAGGAGAACTGGAGACAATACTAACTAGTGTCAAAGAGTATGTTGATTGCTTTGATATTCCAGAATCTCCTTTAGGAATACCCGCACCAAACTCTATTGCCACGGGTATCTATGTGAAGAATGTAACAGGTAAATGCGTAATATCACATATAAGGCTCTATGACGTGAATCGTACAGCCCTGCTATCCCTCGCATATGCAGCGCAACTATATGGTATTGATGGTATTGTTTTGACTCACGGAGACATCCCTAGGTCAGGTGTCATTGTCAGAGACATAACCACCATCGACGCGATCAAGCTTCTTGAGAAAGAAGTACCTAAACTAAAAATTGGAGCAATAATAAGCCTACGCTATCCTTTCGAAGACATTGTTAAGAGGATAGACTCTGGTGCAGACTTCTACCTAGTATTAAGGCTTAGTAAGGAATCAATTGAAAAGTACATGAAAGTTCTTGATGCAGCAGAGAAGCAGGGTGTAGAACTATACCCTTACATCATAGTGTCAACAGAAAAGAATAAGAAGATATTGGAGAAGATAAAACAACCTTCTATACCTCTCAACGAGTTACAAGGGTTCCTTAGCGAGTATAGAGATCTACTACATGGTGTAGTGTTTTCATCTCCTCTAGACCTCGATGGGCTTATCAAGTCGCTTGAAATAGCTTATGAAACTAAACTAGTTTCTCGAAAAGCCTTACAGCAGCAACAATGTTTTCAAGCTTCTTTATAG